The Eremothecium cymbalariae DBVPG#7215 chromosome 8, complete sequence genome has a window encoding:
- the HOS3 gene encoding histone deacetylase (similar to Ashbya gossypii ADL265W) gives MPQLDPLHKFKKQFEQFIENNPNVKSAARSASQIPESAKAVIILSPLSLQHRFSRNWVSKSYKKTIVERPERLLASCMGIAAAITMYPALFTLKSSDNRQSSLLSSHVLKVHGSDWPKELLRLCRGAKEKIGRKQVEVPDEWNVGDIYLCEETVYALRGSIGAVEYGVDSIFKGEVNKDTANRAFVAIRPPGHHSHAATPSGFCLLNNAHIAVEYAADTYGVTHAVILDFDLHHGDGTQDICWKRAGFKADDIQDAKGEYNEFDKKFAEFPKVGYFSMHDINSFPTELNYASKDKVKDASTCIMDAHDVNIWNIHLLPYETEEEFNKLYQTRYRTLFAKADEFFKAAKLSMAKDGKPFKGLVVMSAGFDASEYEQVSMQRHGVNVPTSFYSTFTKDALKLAQMHTNGKIISLLEGGYSDAAIASGVFSHLIGLQNQNWITEWGSAQVVKEIVRGCKPRWKPYKTRKAGDVIRIWAEEVIRLGRSMITEFEELLFSDGLVSDFNVPRVTRSRHSEVVAKLELQDASSLPRSDTPTPKERKSASAGSNNTNGSTTTKQVPFVEQDLINGTDDEDDENYVYDEELNKTFNRTVEDIAIDDISRHLETLELVQEFAERPKEPIRARPATQPQHNHDHQQQHHHHHQQAANYQRTNATAPGGYRVPSNDTTRHLRNSRTSKFLNIEDSDISMISNVSPSKKHFIRGGSSGRYKS, from the coding sequence ATGCCACAACTTGATCCTCTTCATAAGTTTAAGAAGCAATTTGAGCAGTTTATTGAGAATAATCCAAATGTTAAGTCGGCAGCAAGGTCAGCGTCGCAAATTCCTGAGTCAGCCAAGGCTGTGATTATTTTGTCACCGCTATCCCTCCAGCATCGGTTTTCAAGAAATTGGGTATCTAAATCTTATAAGAAAACGATTGTGGAGAGGCCTGAGCGGTTGTTGGCTTCTTGTATGGGCATTGCAGCTGCGATTACTATGTATCCTGCGCTATTTACGTTGAAATCTTCAGATAATCGGCAATCATCTTTATTGTCGTCACATGTTTTGAAGGTGCATGGTAGTGATTGGCCGAAGGAGTTGCTACGGCTGTGCCGGGGGGCAAAGGAGAAGATTGGTAGGAAACAGGTGGAGGTGCCCGATGAGTGGAATGTGGgtgatatatatctttgtGAGGAGACTGTGTATGCATTGCGTGGGTCTATTGGGGCGGTTGAGTATGGGGTTGATTCTATTTTTAAGGGGGAAGTCAATAAAGACACAGCTAACAGGGCGTTTGTTGCAATAAGACCACCGGGCCATCATTCGCATGCGGCGACGCCCTCTGGGTTTTGTCTTTTGAATAATGCGCACATTGCTGTAGAGTATGCTGCTGACACCTATGGCGTCACGCATGCGGTGATTTTGGATTTCGATCTTCATCATGGTGATGGCACACAGGATATTTGCTGGAAGCGTGCTGGGTTTAAGGCAGACGACATTCAGGATGCAAAGGGGGAATATAATGAGTTTGATAAGAAATTTGCCGAGTTCCCCAAAGTGGGTTATTTTTCCATGCATGATATAAATTCGTTCCCCACAGAACTTAATTATGCGTCAAAGGATAAAGTTAAAGATGCGTCGACGTGCATCATGGACGCCCATGATGTCAACATATGGAACATACATCTACTGCCGTATGAGACGGAGGAGGAGTTTAATAAGCTATATCAAACCAGGTACCGAACTCTTTTTGCCAAAGCGGATGAGTTTTTCAAGGCCGCTAAACTCAGCATGGCCAAAGATGGGAAACCGTTTAAGGGCTTGGTTGTAATGAGCGCTGGCTTTGACGCTTCCGAATACGAACAAGTCTCCATGCAGAGGCATGGAGTAAACGTGCCAACCTCGTTCTACAGCACTTTTACCAAGGATGCGTTGAAACTAGCGCAGATGCACACGAATGGTAAGATCATATCGTTACTTGAAGGTGGATATTCCGATGCTGCTATTGCATCAGGTGTCTTTTCCCACTTGATTGGTTTGCAGAACCAAAACTGGATCACAGAATGGGGGTCTGCGCAGGTTGTCAAGGAAATTGTACGTGGCTGCAAGCCTCGTTGGAAGCCTTATAAAACGAGAAAGGCTGGCGATGTGATTCGTATATGGGCGGAAGAAGTTATCCGGTTGGGCAGAAGTATGATCACAGAATTTGAGGAGTTACTGTTCAGTGATGGACTGGTATCTGATTTCAATGTTCCCAGAGTGACTCGTTCCAGGCATTCGGAAGTGGTGGCTAAGTTGGAACTGCAAGATGCCAGTAGCCTCCCGCGTTCGGATACTCCGACTCCTAAGGAAAGGAAGAGCGCAAGTGCAGGCTCCAACAACACCAATGgctcaacaacaaccaaacAAGTTCCGTTTGTTGAGCAGGATCTCATAAACGGCACAGACGATGAGGACGATGAGAACTACGTCTAcgatgaagaattaaacaaaactttcaaCCGCACTGTTGAGGATATTGCGATAGACGACATATCGAGACACTTGGAAACCTTAGAATTGGTCCAAGAGTTTGCTGAAAGGCCCAAGGAACCCATCCGTGCTCGTCCAGCAACCCAACCACAACACAACCACGAccatcagcaacaacaccaccaccaccaccaacaagCGGCTAATTACCAAAGGACAAATGCCACTGCGCCGGGGGGATACAGAGTCCCATCAAACGACACCACCCGCCATCTAAGAAACAGCAGGACATCAAAGTTTCTCAATATCGAAGATAGCGATATCTCCATGATTTCAAATGTTTCCCCCTCCAAAAAGCATTTTATAAGGGGTGGCAGTAGTGGCAGATACAAATCCTAG